A genomic segment from Ignavibacteriales bacterium encodes:
- a CDS encoding DMT family transporter, producing MKTKTYIFWLPLFAIIFWGASFIATKFLLNELTPETIISMRLILAIFLLLSIALMQKRNFAINLKSHSYIFILALIAVFHLWIQVTGLKYTTASNTGWIIGTAPIFMALLGLIFFKEKINLIKVTGIVIATIGLLLLVGKGSLTNIDLIKNRGDLLVLSSAFTWGIYSMVNKKISLTYSPLMTILYLFIMMAIIIIPFTVSDATMKSVINLSSVGWIAILFLGLLCSGVAYVIWAYALREMESAKVGAYLYFEPFVTVITAWIFLKEDITPLMILSGLIITAGVFLVNKD from the coding sequence ATTAAAACAAAAACTTATATATTCTGGCTACCACTGTTTGCAATCATATTTTGGGGCGCATCATTTATCGCAACAAAATTTCTTTTAAATGAATTAACTCCTGAAACAATAATTTCGATGAGATTAATTCTTGCAATCTTCCTTCTTCTTTCGATTGCATTGATGCAAAAAAGAAATTTTGCCATTAACCTTAAAAGCCACAGCTACATTTTTATTCTTGCACTAATCGCTGTATTTCATTTGTGGATTCAAGTTACCGGACTAAAATATACAACAGCATCCAACACAGGGTGGATAATTGGTACAGCGCCAATTTTTATGGCACTGTTGGGGTTGATTTTCTTTAAAGAAAAAATAAATCTGATTAAAGTAACGGGAATTGTGATTGCAACAATTGGTTTGCTATTACTTGTAGGCAAAGGGAGTTTAACCAATATAGATTTAATAAAGAACAGGGGTGATTTACTCGTTCTATCCAGCGCTTTCACTTGGGGAATTTATTCAATGGTTAATAAAAAAATATCGCTTACCTATTCCCCTTTAATGACTATACTTTATCTTTTTATAATGATGGCAATTATTATTATTCCGTTTACCGTTAGTGATGCAACTATGAAATCAGTAATAAATCTTTCCAGCGTTGGCTGGATTGCAATATTATTTTTAGGTTTACTTTGCAGTGGTGTTGCTTATGTAATTTGGGCTTATGCTCTACGCGAAATGGAATCTGCAAAAGTTGGAGCATATCTCTATTTTGAACCGTTTGTAACTGTAATTACGGCTTGGATTTTTCTTAAAGAAGATATTACACCATTAATGATACTTAGCGGATTAATAATTACCGCCGGTGTGTTTCTAGTAAACAAGGATTAA
- a CDS encoding cytidine/deoxycytidylate deaminase family protein translates to MTEIKRPSWDEYFLKLAMLASERATCPRMHCGCVLVKDRFVLATGYNGSLPGQPHCEDDGCLIVDNHCVRTNHAEINALVQATKHGVNIVGSTAYITNMSCTTCAKALIAAGIKRVVVFSDFHDTLATQFYSQAGVEVVKMDMPSKEIQYDLMNYSSAKKTEKSQ, encoded by the coding sequence AAAACTTGCAATGCTTGCTTCAGAGCGTGCAACTTGCCCGCGTATGCACTGCGGGTGTGTTCTTGTAAAAGATCGATTTGTGCTTGCAACCGGGTACAACGGCTCACTTCCTGGTCAGCCCCATTGTGAAGATGACGGATGTTTAATTGTAGATAATCATTGTGTGAGAACTAATCATGCAGAAATCAATGCGCTTGTTCAGGCAACAAAACACGGTGTTAATATTGTCGGATCAACTGCTTACATTACAAATATGTCTTGTACAACTTGTGCAAAAGCGCTTATTGCAGCAGGAATAAAACGAGTTGTTGTGTTCTCCGATTTTCACGATACGCTTGCAACACAATTTTATTCGCAAGCAGGAGTTGAAGTTGTAAAGATGGATATGCCAAGCAAAGAAATTCAATATGATTTAATGAATTACTCTTCGGCAAAGAAAACAGAAAAATCTCAATAG